Proteins encoded by one window of Vampirovibrionales bacterium:
- a CDS encoding HAMP domain-containing histidine kinase has protein sequence MATLRKSLKLPSLRLYQQVIIYFIAVVFIPLTGASFIIYNINQTALRKELLRFTEYTSESIYADLVSQIAQQQEQIALLRDVLTQDYQRRASLPEAADRLFALSPPLDAVALYDAQGRQLAVAYRNIPSLSPTRRLPERVPVPTDGDKPTLSVLHNARRLRQESPYALRALMPLTPAPAGRARFALLQKRFDYLHRLIQSNNKVFYGGFYLFDAQGAVLAGPQLDVASNQRINGKDLRFFKTLKPGVTQQFSTETPTIKPVNKRKRRGRRDNDDEPPPLQKVFVKIPELGWGLVIESPYNVRQRYVRRARNQTLLLIAACLALVTAFGVFYSLGLHRNFRQLIKGVKAMAEGRYSRRIRLITNWFTPYEIVFLTGEFNRMGRKISESWEESQQLTGELREANAQLAKLDEMKSNLIDTVSHELRTPLTSIKGHSSRLIRHEGKLDADTRLKSLRVIKSQSDRLSRLVDDLLAIPELESHHLRVFLDQTPLPELMDRCVHFIQQKQDRVIAVQFRPAAAEPGAPPDDFRALADPDRLEQIVLNLLDNAVKYSLPETAIEVRVSPQPDAATGAPMLAIEVINACAPIAQEDLDTLFEKFKRLDDGATRTTRGTGLGLYITRGLVEAMGGVITLRYETGWFCARVCMPRYQEPLAAANQASGAPEAIAALEPR, from the coding sequence ATGGCTACGCTTCGCAAATCGCTTAAACTCCCCTCTCTTCGCCTGTACCAGCAGGTGATTATTTACTTTATCGCCGTCGTTTTTATTCCGCTGACGGGCGCCAGCTTTATCATCTACAACATTAACCAGACAGCGCTGCGCAAAGAACTGTTGCGCTTTACCGAATACACGTCGGAATCCATTTACGCCGATCTCGTCAGCCAGATCGCCCAGCAACAAGAACAAATCGCCCTGCTGCGCGATGTGCTGACGCAGGATTATCAGCGGCGCGCCAGCCTGCCCGAAGCGGCCGATCGGCTGTTCGCGCTGAGCCCGCCCCTCGATGCCGTCGCGCTTTACGACGCGCAGGGCCGTCAACTGGCCGTCGCCTACCGCAATATCCCCTCGTTAAGCCCGACGAGGCGCTTACCTGAGCGCGTTCCTGTTCCCACGGACGGGGATAAGCCAACGTTGTCGGTGCTTCATAACGCGCGTCGCCTGCGGCAGGAGTCGCCGTACGCGTTGCGCGCGTTGATGCCGCTCACCCCTGCGCCTGCCGGGCGCGCGCGCTTCGCGTTGCTGCAAAAGCGCTTTGATTATCTGCACCGGCTGATTCAGTCCAACAACAAAGTCTTTTACGGCGGATTTTACCTGTTTGACGCGCAAGGCGCCGTGCTGGCCGGGCCGCAACTGGATGTCGCGTCGAATCAGCGCATTAATGGCAAGGATCTGCGGTTTTTCAAGACGCTGAAACCTGGCGTCACGCAGCAATTCTCCACGGAAACCCCCACCATCAAGCCGGTGAACAAGCGAAAACGGCGAGGCCGACGCGATAACGACGACGAGCCGCCGCCGCTGCAAAAAGTCTTTGTTAAAATTCCGGAGCTGGGCTGGGGCTTGGTGATTGAGTCGCCTTACAACGTGCGTCAGCGCTACGTGCGCCGCGCGCGGAATCAGACCCTGCTGCTGATTGCCGCCTGCCTGGCGCTGGTTACGGCGTTTGGCGTGTTTTACAGCCTGGGATTGCATCGCAATTTCCGCCAGCTCATTAAAGGGGTCAAGGCCATGGCCGAAGGCCGGTATTCGCGGCGAATCCGCCTGATTACCAACTGGTTTACGCCGTATGAGATTGTGTTTCTCACCGGCGAGTTTAATCGGATGGGGCGCAAAATTTCGGAATCGTGGGAAGAAAGTCAGCAACTGACCGGCGAACTGCGCGAAGCCAACGCCCAACTCGCCAAACTCGACGAAATGAAATCCAACCTGATTGATACCGTCAGCCACGAGCTGCGCACGCCGTTGACCAGCATCAAGGGGCACTCTTCGCGCCTGATTCGCCACGAAGGCAAGCTCGACGCCGATACGCGGCTCAAAAGCCTGCGCGTGATTAAAAGCCAGTCGGATCGCCTGAGCCGTCTGGTGGATGATTTATTGGCCATCCCCGAGCTGGAGAGTCATCATTTGCGGGTGTTTCTGGATCAGACGCCACTGCCCGAACTGATGGATCGCTGCGTGCATTTCATCCAGCAAAAGCAGGATCGCGTTATCGCCGTGCAATTTCGTCCCGCCGCCGCCGAGCCAGGCGCGCCGCCCGATGATTTCCGCGCGCTGGCCGACCCGGATCGCCTTGAGCAGATCGTGCTGAATCTGCTGGACAACGCGGTGAAGTATTCGCTGCCGGAAACCGCCATTGAAGTGCGCGTCAGCCCGCAGCCCGACGCCGCGACCGGCGCGCCGATGCTGGCCATCGAGGTGATCAATGCCTGCGCGCCCATCGCCCAGGAGGATCTCGACACGTTATTTGAAAAATTCAAGCGCCTGGACGACGGCGCCACCCGCACCACGCGCGGCACGGGTCTTGGCCTGTATATTACGCGCGGGCTGGTCGAGGCCATGGGCGGCGTCATTACCCTGCGCTACGAAACCGGCTGGTTTTGCGCGCGCGTCTGCATGCCGCGCTATCAAGAGCCTCTCGCCGCCGCGAATCAAGCGTCCGGCGCCCCTGAGGCAATTGCGGCTCTTGAGCCGCGTTAA
- a CDS encoding response regulator transcription factor translates to MPMVDILVVDDDPEITDLLKVDLELMRFNVDCASDGLNAIKKAESKRYDLIILDVMMPKVDGFEVCKKIRASRMGAESPIIMLTAKGTLADKVRGFNAGADDYLVKPFEFQELMVRMRALFRRTGALNRNPDDAPRREEVLSSGEIKLIPASLEAVVSGKLMKLTPTEFEILYCLMQHVSEPVTLATLLQEVWGYDADEDVRMLRVHIGGLRQKIEVDAKQPRFLETITNVGYRLNASPISASSPAALA, encoded by the coding sequence ATGCCGATGGTCGATATTCTGGTGGTGGACGACGATCCCGAGATTACCGATCTGCTGAAAGTGGATCTGGAACTCATGCGGTTTAACGTGGATTGCGCCAGCGACGGCCTAAATGCCATCAAGAAGGCCGAATCGAAGCGTTACGACCTGATTATTCTGGACGTCATGATGCCCAAAGTGGACGGCTTTGAGGTGTGCAAGAAGATTCGCGCCAGTCGCATGGGGGCCGAATCTCCCATTATTATGCTGACGGCCAAGGGCACGCTGGCCGACAAGGTGCGCGGCTTTAACGCCGGGGCGGATGATTATCTGGTCAAGCCGTTTGAGTTTCAGGAATTGATGGTGCGCATGCGCGCCCTGTTTCGCCGCACGGGCGCGCTCAACCGCAACCCCGACGATGCGCCCAGACGCGAAGAAGTCTTGAGCAGCGGCGAAATCAAGTTGATTCCGGCGTCGCTGGAAGCTGTTGTCAGCGGCAAGCTGATGAAGCTCACGCCAACCGAGTTTGAGATCCTGTATTGCCTGATGCAGCACGTCTCAGAACCCGTGACGCTCGCCACCCTGTTGCAGGAAGTCTGGGGCTACGACGCCGACGAGGACGTCCGCATGTTGCGCGTGCATATTGGCGGTCTGCGCCAGAAGATCGAAGTCGACGCCAAGCAGCCGCGCTTTCTGGAAACCATCACCAACGTCGGTTATCGCCTCAACGCCTCGCCGATTTCCGCATCGTCGCCGGCGGCGCTGGCCTGA
- the aroH gene encoding chorismate mutase has product MTDSSCSVDPSGEMSPALPAALCLRAVRGATQLDADAPELYAREMTRLMQALLEANDIGEDDILTVFFTVTPDLCSDNPARIVREAFDWRQAPLLCGVEPAVENLPPRCVRVLIQFYSARAQRECRPVYLNGAAALRPDIVEASAPAETR; this is encoded by the coding sequence ATGACTGATTCTTCCTGTTCTGTAGACCCGTCTGGCGAGATGTCTCCTGCGCTTCCCGCTGCTCTTTGCCTCAGGGCCGTGCGCGGGGCGACGCAACTGGACGCAGACGCCCCCGAACTCTACGCGCGCGAGATGACGCGACTGATGCAGGCGCTACTGGAGGCCAACGACATCGGCGAAGACGATATCCTCACCGTGTTTTTTACCGTCACGCCCGACCTCTGCAGCGACAACCCGGCGCGTATCGTGCGCGAGGCCTTCGATTGGCGTCAAGCCCCCCTGCTCTGCGGCGTTGAGCCTGCGGTCGAGAATCTGCCCCCGCGCTGCGTGCGCGTCCTCATTCAGTTCTATAGCGCGCGCGCCCAGCGCGAATGCCGGCCTGTTTACCTCAATGGCGCCGCTGCCCTGCGACCCGACATTGTCGAGGCGTCCGCCCCCGCCGAGACCCGCTGA
- a CDS encoding TrmB family transcriptional regulator, translating to MDNLIELVDQLKALGLNTYEAKVYLSLLKRYPATGYEVSKESGVPQARAYDTLKALEARGIVASAAGKPVTYLPISPDELLNSWESSFKESVSYLRQSLPQMTSETMEPILNIRGKQACIRHFEEMVNQARDTIFLEIWQQDAQRFEPVLREAAARGVDLKVVGYNDVSLDFCRVYAHSPSDDLGGRWLILSVDDRVGLVGNLPQGERIPKAVYTRNEGIVFIIRELVIHDIFLLELEQDLRPIFEEKYGPHLSRLREKIFGPGGSRLRPPLSSEPPRL from the coding sequence TTGGATAATCTGATTGAACTGGTCGACCAGCTCAAGGCGCTGGGGCTCAACACGTACGAGGCGAAGGTCTATCTGTCGCTGCTCAAGCGCTACCCGGCAACCGGCTACGAAGTCAGCAAAGAATCCGGCGTGCCGCAAGCGCGCGCCTACGATACGCTCAAAGCCCTGGAAGCGCGCGGTATCGTCGCTTCCGCCGCCGGAAAGCCCGTCACCTATTTGCCTATCTCTCCAGACGAGCTGCTGAACTCCTGGGAGAGCTCTTTTAAAGAATCGGTCAGTTATCTCAGGCAGTCGCTGCCGCAAATGACGTCTGAAACCATGGAGCCGATTCTCAATATTCGCGGCAAACAGGCCTGTATCCGTCATTTTGAGGAAATGGTCAATCAGGCGCGCGACACCATTTTTCTGGAAATCTGGCAGCAGGACGCCCAACGTTTTGAGCCCGTGTTGCGCGAGGCCGCTGCGCGCGGCGTTGACCTGAAAGTCGTCGGCTATAACGATGTCTCGCTCGATTTTTGCCGCGTTTACGCGCACAGCCCGTCTGACGACCTTGGCGGTCGCTGGTTAATCCTGTCCGTCGATGATCGCGTCGGTCTGGTGGGGAATCTGCCTCAAGGCGAGCGTATTCCAAAGGCGGTCTATACCCGAAACGAAGGCATTGTCTTTATTATCCGCGAGCTGGTGATTCACGACATCTTCTTGCTGGAGTTGGAGCAAGATTTGCGTCCGATTTTCGAAGAAAAATACGGCCCGCATTTGTCGCGTTTGCGAGAAAAAATCTTTGGGCCTGGCGGATCGCGGCTTCGCCCTCCGCTGTCGTCGGAGCCCCCGCGCCTGTGA
- the csaB gene encoding polysaccharide pyruvyl transferase CsaB yields the protein MSIAAAPSVDASRAQACRVVVSGYYGFDNLGDELILQALLAHLRARGYHVTVLSAKPEQTARRYQVEAISRLDLAAIIPAIARCHLLISGGGGLFQDATGPASPIYYGGLILLAAYFKIPVLLWAQGVGPLKTWLGRQMSALAMRRCRHFLVRDAFSAALIGDLTGREAEVTADPVWTLQLPPRAKARAQDVWQIGVSLRPWPDLTPERIRELAAFFRRLTDGAEKPVQFHLTPFQPQADLDPLHAFADALQAEGLRNIHWVSVNALLETIPQFHLMFGMRYHSLVLAMLSHVPVYGLVYDPKVSQLLEGFHLQGVSIAQIAHMDVDAIRAYFVRYQEPDLSALQRSAAINFQRLDELLAYEMEEGEMVMDDIVI from the coding sequence ATGTCGATAGCTGCTGCGCCTTCTGTCGATGCTTCCCGCGCTCAGGCTTGCCGCGTGGTGGTCAGCGGCTACTACGGCTTCGATAATCTGGGTGACGAGCTGATTCTACAAGCGCTCCTGGCCCATTTGCGCGCGCGCGGCTATCACGTCACCGTGCTGTCCGCCAAGCCGGAGCAGACCGCCCGCCGATATCAGGTCGAAGCGATTTCCCGTCTGGATCTCGCCGCGATCATTCCCGCCATCGCCCGCTGTCATTTGCTGATCAGCGGCGGCGGCGGATTGTTTCAGGACGCTACCGGCCCTGCCAGCCCCATTTACTATGGCGGACTGATTTTGCTGGCCGCGTATTTCAAAATTCCGGTCCTGTTGTGGGCGCAAGGCGTCGGCCCCTTAAAAACCTGGCTGGGCCGCCAAATGAGCGCGCTGGCAATGCGGCGATGTCGTCATTTTCTGGTAAGAGACGCTTTCAGCGCTGCGCTCATTGGCGATCTGACGGGTCGCGAGGCCGAAGTGACGGCGGACCCGGTCTGGACGCTTCAACTGCCCCCGCGCGCCAAGGCCCGCGCGCAGGACGTCTGGCAAATCGGCGTTTCGCTTCGCCCATGGCCGGACTTGACGCCGGAGCGTATTCGGGAACTGGCCGCTTTCTTTCGACGGCTGACCGATGGGGCCGAAAAGCCGGTGCAATTCCATTTAACCCCGTTTCAACCCCAGGCCGATCTCGATCCGCTGCACGCCTTCGCTGACGCGTTGCAGGCCGAAGGCTTGCGGAATATTCATTGGGTGTCCGTGAACGCCTTGCTGGAGACCATCCCGCAGTTTCATCTCATGTTTGGAATGCGCTACCACAGTCTGGTACTGGCGATGCTTTCTCACGTGCCGGTTTACGGGCTGGTTTACGACCCAAAAGTCTCGCAACTGCTAGAGGGATTTCACTTACAGGGCGTGTCCATTGCACAAATCGCTCATATGGATGTAGACGCCATTCGCGCATATTTTGTGCGTTATCAGGAGCCCGACTTAAGCGCCTTACAGCGCTCTGCGGCAATTAATTTCCAGCGTCTCGATGAACTTCTCGCCTACGAAATGGAAGAAGGCGAGATGGTCATGGACGATATCGTGATTTAG
- the aroF gene encoding 3-deoxy-7-phosphoheptulonate synthase, giving the protein MPKTPTAAATLPIKKFVRRQDAHQTVVAIGEARVGGPEPVLMAGPCAVESLEQLRETARTLQALGIHCLRAGAFKPRTSPYAFQGMGMAGIELLSQIRDEFDLAIISEVMSAEQIAPMAPHIDCFQVGSRNMQNFDLLKALGRQNKPVLLKRGLAATLEEFLWAAEYILEGGNPHVILCERGIRSFDSATRNVFDLAAVALLRERTHLPVIADPSHATGKRSLVLPCARAAIAVGAQGLIVEAHPQPEKSVSDADQALSFPELGELARQTRLMASALSACATPAPEKLPQASRATA; this is encoded by the coding sequence ATGCCCAAGACACCCACCGCCGCCGCAACGCTGCCCATCAAGAAATTTGTGCGTCGCCAAGACGCGCATCAAACCGTGGTCGCCATTGGCGAAGCGCGCGTCGGCGGTCCAGAACCCGTGCTGATGGCGGGCCCCTGCGCCGTCGAATCGCTTGAGCAACTGCGCGAAACGGCGCGGACATTGCAGGCGCTTGGCATCCATTGCCTTCGGGCGGGGGCGTTCAAGCCGCGCACGTCTCCCTATGCCTTTCAAGGGATGGGGATGGCTGGCATCGAGCTGCTGTCTCAAATTCGCGATGAATTTGATCTTGCCATCATCAGCGAAGTGATGAGCGCTGAACAAATTGCGCCCATGGCCCCGCATATCGATTGTTTTCAGGTCGGCTCGCGCAATATGCAGAATTTCGACCTGCTCAAGGCGCTGGGCCGTCAGAATAAGCCCGTGCTTCTCAAACGCGGGCTGGCCGCGACGCTCGAAGAATTCCTCTGGGCGGCGGAATACATTCTCGAAGGCGGCAACCCCCATGTGATTTTATGCGAGCGCGGCATCCGCAGCTTTGACTCGGCGACGCGCAACGTTTTTGATCTGGCCGCTGTGGCGCTTCTACGCGAACGCACGCATTTACCAGTGATCGCCGACCCGAGCCACGCCACCGGCAAGCGTTCACTGGTGTTGCCCTGCGCACGCGCCGCCATTGCGGTTGGGGCGCAAGGCTTAATCGTCGAAGCGCATCCGCAGCCAGAAAAATCTGTGTCAGACGCTGATCAGGCGCTCTCTTTCCCGGAACTGGGAGAGCTTGCCCGCCAAACGCGCCTGATGGCAAGCGCTCTCAGCGCGTGCGCGACGCCTGCGCCCGAAAAGCTTCCTCAGGCGTCGCGGGCCACCGCATAA
- a CDS encoding LON peptidase substrate-binding domain-containing protein produces MTSPPDDAPPAMIPIFPLPVVLFPGMKLPLVVFESHYIEMIQEITACNAEMGVTLYLETQMENVAVATSVGTMARVLAVDAHTEGRLAILVEGVRRFKITRIDSESKPYLLAEVAPYEDEAPQTPAALREELLAAFRHMLSLYAQTQAARRDADQDPDRERDQSDPDSADAALGPERDPETDPDADALAASFSGPLSEAFEQALENVMEDLGDFESIDFSGLSDADLTYRVGEFLNHDETIQQKLLEMRACEERMNEEKTHLEALTRRLALMRQINDVFRKPSGDESAS; encoded by the coding sequence ATGACGTCTCCCCCAGACGACGCCCCGCCTGCGATGATCCCGATTTTCCCGTTGCCGGTGGTGCTTTTCCCCGGGATGAAGCTGCCGCTGGTGGTGTTTGAGTCGCATTATATTGAGATGATCCAAGAGATCACCGCCTGTAACGCGGAAATGGGCGTAACGCTGTATCTGGAAACCCAGATGGAAAACGTCGCCGTGGCTACTTCCGTCGGGACCATGGCGCGGGTTCTCGCGGTCGACGCTCACACCGAGGGGCGACTCGCCATTCTCGTAGAAGGCGTCCGGCGCTTTAAAATCACGCGTATCGATAGCGAAAGCAAGCCTTACCTGCTGGCCGAGGTCGCCCCTTACGAAGACGAGGCGCCGCAGACGCCTGCGGCCCTGCGCGAAGAATTGCTGGCGGCCTTTCGCCATATGCTGTCGCTGTATGCGCAAACCCAGGCCGCTCGCCGCGACGCCGATCAGGACCCGGATCGGGAGCGCGATCAGTCGGACCCTGACAGCGCCGACGCGGCGTTAGGCCCAGAACGCGATCCCGAAACGGATCCCGATGCCGACGCTTTGGCAGCGTCGTTTTCGGGGCCGTTGTCAGAAGCGTTTGAGCAGGCGCTCGAAAATGTGATGGAAGACCTGGGCGATTTCGAGTCGATCGATTTCAGTGGGCTGAGCGATGCGGATCTGACCTATCGTGTCGGCGAATTTCTCAATCATGACGAGACGATCCAGCAGAAATTGCTTGAAATGCGCGCTTGCGAGGAGCGCATGAACGAGGAAAAAACGCATTTGGAAGCGCTGACGCGCCGTCTGGCGCTCATGAGACAGATTAACGACGTGTTTCGCAAGCCGTCCGGCGACGAAAGCGCATCGTAA
- a CDS encoding tetratricopeptide repeat protein → MMFLLKRLLLIGLILALAGGLIFYYSDIAQAIQTFWATREGERALARQDWGGAMTLYEEAARDNPDDAAIAVALAKIYHRQATYYAPEGYLDYAPPASSGLKTARKTVETLRHDAQTLFLRAIHLKPDVIDYQLAYGRFLQDDPIRRPEAIPLYRALLAKNPRNADILAALGDLYKAAGDNRDEDRPEVKNWLYDWATYYYRLSLKFKPAQFQPRFSLGVIYQVRQTFSTAERDQWRRKAAREYCNALKLTPDSSETRYNLGLILVDMRAMDAGFRQLARAVNILTDKNRIPEAQQVAQQVQFVKNSVFYQDPTLQTRFGDLDPWLQECLQAGEKPQKPATP, encoded by the coding sequence ATGATGTTCCTGCTAAAACGACTACTGCTGATCGGTCTGATTCTGGCGCTGGCAGGCGGTCTGATTTTTTATTACAGCGATATTGCGCAGGCCATTCAAACGTTCTGGGCGACCCGCGAAGGCGAACGCGCCCTGGCGAGGCAGGACTGGGGCGGCGCGATGACGCTCTACGAAGAAGCCGCGCGCGATAACCCCGACGACGCGGCGATCGCCGTCGCGCTGGCGAAAATTTATCACCGCCAGGCGACATATTACGCCCCCGAAGGCTATCTCGATTACGCACCGCCAGCCAGTTCCGGCCTTAAAACCGCGAGAAAGACAGTCGAAACCCTGCGCCACGACGCGCAAACCCTCTTCTTGCGCGCGATTCACCTGAAACCTGACGTGATCGACTATCAACTGGCCTATGGCCGCTTTCTGCAAGATGACCCCATTCGCCGCCCCGAAGCCATCCCGCTGTATCGGGCGCTGCTGGCCAAAAACCCGCGCAATGCCGATATTCTGGCGGCGCTGGGCGATCTATACAAAGCCGCTGGCGATAATCGCGATGAAGACCGCCCCGAAGTCAAAAACTGGCTTTACGACTGGGCGACGTATTATTACCGCCTGTCGCTGAAATTCAAGCCCGCCCAGTTTCAGCCGCGCTTCAGTCTCGGGGTGATTTATCAGGTGCGCCAGACCTTTTCAACCGCCGAGCGCGATCAATGGCGGCGCAAGGCGGCGCGGGAATACTGCAATGCGCTGAAACTCACGCCGGACAGCTCTGAAACGCGCTACAATCTCGGCTTGATTCTGGTCGATATGCGGGCGATGGATGCAGGGTTTCGCCAGCTCGCGCGCGCCGTCAATATTCTGACAGATAAAAACCGGATTCCTGAGGCGCAGCAAGTGGCTCAGCAAGTGCAGTTCGTCAAGAACTCGGTGTTTTACCAGGATCCGACGCTGCAAACGCGCTTTGGCGATCTCGATCCGTGGCTTCAGGAGTGTCTTCAAGCCGGGGAAAAACCCCAGAAGCCCGCCACGCCTTAG
- a CDS encoding NupC/NupG family nucleoside CNT transporter — MTTLAPDPFWPQLWNGLVGMAACLLAACLISSNRRAIDWRLVVSGLCLQTALAAFALRLPIGRAFFHVMGQGVEKLLSFSQQGAGFVFGPLVSDKTAMTTIFGPAGRFILGFELVATIIFIAALSSIAYHIGLMQRLVSLMAWLVYRLMGASGAEALSNSASVFVGQIESQLLIQPYLATMTRSELLAVMAGSMACIAGGVMAIYIQLGIPAEYLMAASLMAIPGALVIAKIALPETESSLTRGQVRMTIQRASVNLIDAAAQGAVDGLRIGLNVCAVLIAFLALLALGDFVIGQAGRALAGWLIKPGAASAVFWGLDLNHVSLSGIFGVVFSGVARLLGVCAEDARNVGALMGVKLAANEFVAYAQLAPQIAARTLEPKSIAIASIALCGFANFGSVAMQIGGIGEMAPSRRHDLARLGLLALTCGTLASYMAAALAGVLFQPPALSTGSGAGSGEDPLIPVGIIVVALLGVVISRRLPAPNLSGESSRAIAKTDGA, encoded by the coding sequence ATGACAACGCTTGCTCCTGATCCTTTCTGGCCGCAACTGTGGAACGGCCTGGTCGGCATGGCCGCCTGCCTGCTGGCGGCGTGCCTGATCTCCTCCAATCGCCGGGCCATCGATTGGCGACTGGTGGTCAGCGGCCTATGCCTGCAAACGGCGCTGGCCGCCTTCGCGCTGCGTCTGCCCATCGGGCGCGCCTTTTTCCACGTGATGGGCCAAGGCGTGGAAAAGCTGCTCAGCTTCTCGCAACAAGGCGCCGGTTTTGTCTTTGGTCCGCTGGTCAGCGACAAGACGGCCATGACGACGATATTCGGCCCGGCAGGGCGCTTTATTCTAGGTTTCGAACTGGTGGCGACGATTATCTTCATTGCGGCGCTCTCGTCAATCGCTTATCACATCGGCCTGATGCAACGACTGGTAAGCCTGATGGCCTGGCTGGTCTATCGCCTGATGGGCGCCAGCGGCGCAGAGGCGCTCTCCAACTCTGCCAGCGTATTTGTGGGCCAGATTGAATCGCAATTGCTCATCCAGCCCTATCTGGCAACGATGACGCGCTCTGAACTGCTGGCCGTGATGGCGGGATCGATGGCCTGTATTGCGGGCGGCGTCATGGCGATTTACATTCAGCTCGGCATTCCGGCTGAATACCTGATGGCGGCCAGCCTGATGGCAATTCCCGGCGCGCTGGTGATTGCGAAAATCGCGCTGCCCGAAACCGAAAGCTCGTTGACCCGCGGACAGGTCCGCATGACCATTCAGCGCGCCTCGGTGAATCTCATCGACGCCGCCGCGCAAGGGGCAGTCGACGGCCTGCGCATCGGGTTGAACGTGTGCGCCGTATTAATCGCGTTTCTGGCCCTGCTGGCCCTCGGCGATTTTGTGATTGGGCAGGCTGGCCGCGCCTTGGCAGGCTGGCTGATAAAGCCCGGCGCCGCATCGGCGGTCTTCTGGGGACTGGATTTAAACCATGTCTCACTGAGCGGGATTTTTGGAGTCGTGTTTAGCGGCGTAGCCCGCCTGCTCGGGGTTTGCGCCGAAGACGCGCGCAACGTCGGCGCACTGATGGGCGTCAAGCTCGCCGCGAACGAATTTGTGGCCTATGCGCAACTGGCGCCGCAGATCGCCGCGCGGACGCTGGAGCCCAAATCAATCGCCATTGCGTCCATTGCGCTGTGCGGATTTGCGAACTTCGGCTCAGTGGCGATGCAAATTGGCGGCATCGGCGAAATGGCCCCGTCACGGCGTCACGATCTGGCCCGGCTCGGCCTGCTGGCCTTGACCTGCGGCACGCTGGCTTCGTATATGGCCGCAGCTCTGGCCGGCGTGTTGTTTCAGCCGCCTGCGCTGTCGACGGGATCCGGCGCAGGTTCAGGGGAAGACCCGCTGATTCCGGTTGGCATTATCGTGGTGGCGCTGCTCGGCGTGGTAATTTCCAGAAGGCTGCCCGCCCCAAACCTGTCGGGTGAGTCGTCTCGCGCAATCGCCAAGACGGACGGCGCATAG